A single Fusobacterium hominis DNA region contains:
- a CDS encoding CsgG/HfaB family protein, translating to MKKLVFFILLCICLIGCNRLESKVERNNKLNKIKNYDISKENISPRRRIAIGNIKNYSRFGTQRTDTIVKNILVAELSKTGRFNILKRSELNSILEELAFSKTYSLNDIVAKQKFLNADYIITGDVIKYEINTLGSKTLFSNSKEQQAQATIELEVIDILNGKVWSKIGKGVASYAYDVNLDLRNYGSYGGLEQEAFTAAVFDGVEKIIKEMDKYPWSAIIIKKNGKNIIINSGLDDNLNLGTNLNVYKQGEPVMYRGELLGYEETIVGTAVVKSYLGENAAVLEYKGVDFSLPAVVKLK from the coding sequence ATGAAAAAATTGGTTTTTTTTATACTTTTATGCATCTGTTTAATAGGTTGTAATAGACTTGAAAGTAAAGTTGAAAGAAATAATAAATTGAATAAAATAAAAAATTATGATATTTCTAAAGAAAATATATCACCTAGAAGAAGAATAGCAATTGGTAATATAAAAAATTACTCTAGATTTGGGACTCAAAGAACTGATACTATTGTAAAAAATATATTAGTAGCAGAACTATCAAAGACAGGAAGGTTTAATATTTTAAAAAGGAGTGAATTAAATTCGATATTAGAAGAATTAGCTTTTTCCAAAACTTATAGTTTGAATGATATAGTAGCTAAACAAAAATTTTTAAATGCTGATTATATAATAACAGGTGATGTAATAAAATATGAGATAAATACTTTAGGGAGTAAAACTTTATTTTCAAATAGCAAAGAACAACAGGCTCAAGCAACAATAGAGCTTGAAGTTATAGATATATTAAATGGTAAAGTTTGGAGTAAAATAGGGAAAGGAGTAGCCTCGTATGCTTATGATGTAAATTTAGATCTAAGAAATTATGGTTCTTATGGTGGATTAGAGCAAGAAGCATTTACAGCTGCTGTTTTTGATGGTGTTGAAAAGATAATAAAAGAGATGGATAAGTATCCATGGAGTGCGATAATAATTAAAAAGAATGGTAAAAATATTATAATAAATTCAGGGTTAGATGATAATCTTAATTTAGGTACAAATTTAAATGTCTATAAACAGGGGGAACCTGTAATGTATAGAGGGGAACTTTTAGGATATGAGGAAACTATAGTTGGAACAGCTGTAGTGAAATCTTATCTTGGTGAAAATGCAGCTGTTCTTGAATATAAAGGTGTAGATTTTTCATTGCCAGCTGTGGTAAAATTAAAATAA
- a CDS encoding glycosyltransferase family 9 protein, whose translation MKILVVRFKQIGDSILTGPLCYSLKKSFPDAQVDYVVYDHIAPLFEKNKYIDNVISITKEERKNIFKYIKKVWRVTRNNYDIVIDVMSTPKSELFTLFSRKSKYRIGREKKHRGYTYTHKIPEPKDAKNKVDKFLKMLKPLEKEYKMKYTEDFSIEIPEEEKLYMRKKMEDVGIDFKRPVFAVAINSRVAGKVYDINRMMEVIKNIIKYLDPQIVFYYSPNEKEFAKKTHEALNWDKHIFSNIETKSIRELGMLLSNCTLFFGNEGGPRHLSQSVGIPTFTIYRAGFDIKEWAFQGEKHDGVGPLDADVNAYSLPADKQNDLITPELVIKKFKAFYRKLIENKEAK comes from the coding sequence GTGAAAATTTTAGTAGTTCGTTTTAAGCAGATAGGAGATTCAATTTTAACAGGGCCACTTTGTTATTCGTTAAAAAAGAGTTTTCCTGATGCACAAGTAGATTATGTTGTATATGATCATATAGCACCATTATTTGAAAAAAATAAATATATTGATAATGTAATTAGTATAACAAAAGAAGAAAGAAAAAATATATTTAAATATATAAAAAAAGTTTGGAGAGTTACTAGAAACAATTATGATATAGTAATAGATGTAATGTCAACACCAAAAAGTGAGCTATTTACACTCTTTTCAAGGAAAAGTAAATATCGAATTGGTCGTGAAAAAAAACATCGAGGTTATACATATACTCATAAAATACCAGAGCCAAAAGATGCAAAGAATAAAGTTGATAAATTTTTAAAAATGTTAAAACCTTTGGAAAAAGAATATAAAATGAAGTATACAGAAGATTTTTCGATAGAAATACCAGAGGAAGAAAAATTATATATGAGAAAAAAAATGGAAGATGTAGGAATTGATTTTAAAAGACCAGTTTTTGCAGTTGCTATTAATTCAAGAGTTGCTGGAAAAGTATATGATATAAATCGTATGATGGAAGTAATAAAGAATATAATAAAATATTTAGATCCTCAGATTGTTTTTTATTACTCACCTAATGAAAAAGAGTTTGCTAAGAAAACTCACGAAGCATTAAATTGGGACAAACATATTTTTTCAAATATTGAAACTAAATCAATTAGAGAATTAGGAATGTTATTATCTAACTGTACTTTATTTTTTGGAAATGAAGGTGGACCAAGACACTTATCACAAAGTGTAGGGATACCAACTTTTACAATATATAGAGCAGGATTTGATATAAAAGAATGGGCATTTCAAGGAGAAAAACATGATGGAGTTGGACCTTTAGATGCTGATGTAAATGCATATAGTTTGCCTGCAGATAAACAAAATGATTTAATAACTCCAGAGCTAGTTATAAAGAAATTTAAAGCTTTTTATAGAAAACTGATAGAAAATAAGGAGGCAAAGTGA
- a CDS encoding sulfite exporter TauE/SafE family protein: MINEFLNNICSGTFIFLLIACFLASFIDAVSGGGGLISLPAYLASGIPPHVALGTNKVSACIATVASSAKFATSGKINWTLMRKIAIFSFIGAFLGVRTILLVDSKYLYPITIVLLVTVLGYTLMNKKMGYENEFTGLTEQNIRYGRIMAFVMGFYDGFFGPGTGSFLIFMLIRIFKLDFTHASGNAKILNLTSNIASVIMFIYFKKVNYLYSVPVGIIMMLGALLGAKTAVSKGTKFIKPMFLIVTTVVLLKMVAEAVFHIDVSNMIQDFFSSLLS; this comes from the coding sequence ATGATTAACGAATTTTTAAACAACATATGTAGTGGGACATTTATATTTTTATTAATTGCATGTTTTTTAGCATCTTTTATTGATGCAGTTTCAGGTGGAGGAGGATTAATAAGTTTACCAGCATATTTGGCTTCTGGAATACCACCTCATGTGGCATTAGGAACTAATAAGGTATCAGCATGTATTGCAACTGTTGCTAGTAGTGCTAAATTTGCAACTTCTGGAAAAATAAATTGGACTTTAATGAGAAAAATTGCAATTTTCTCATTTATAGGTGCCTTTTTAGGTGTAAGAACCATACTTTTAGTTGATTCTAAATATTTATATCCAATAACAATAGTACTTTTAGTTACAGTTCTTGGATACACATTAATGAATAAGAAAATGGGTTATGAAAATGAATTTACAGGATTAACAGAGCAAAATATACGTTATGGTAGAATAATGGCTTTTGTAATGGGATTTTATGATGGATTTTTTGGACCTGGAACTGGTTCTTTTTTAATTTTTATGTTAATTAGAATTTTTAAGCTAGATTTTACACATGCAAGTGGAAATGCAAAAATCTTAAATTTAACAAGTAATATAGCAAGTGTTATAATGTTTATTTATTTTAAAAAAGTTAATTATCTTTATTCTGTACCAGTTGGAATTATTATGATGTTAGGGGCATTATTAGGAGCAAAAACTGCAGTATCTAAAGGGACTAAATTTATAAAACCTATGTTCTTGATAGTTACTACAGTTGTGTTATTAAAAATGGTAGCAGAAGCAGTTTTTCATATAGATGTTAGTAATATGATTCAAGATTTCTTCTCATCATTGCTTAGTTAG
- a CDS encoding DHH family phosphoesterase, producing the protein MNSFQEIKEQIDNSKSIIVTAHINPDGDAIGAGLAMTLALKKYGKDVRFVLQDKNPDTTNFLQGIELVEKYDKNKSYENDLTICVDCATKERLGETQSLLENKKSINFDHHISNTLYADLNCVKNISSTSELVYNFLKDSDMELDKSIGEALYTGLVNDTGNFQHDNVTENTFKMAADLKKLGIKNSKIVREFMNTKTLAAIKLMGKAMFDMKFDENKKLAYYFMTREDLDMYNGRKEDTEGIVEKLLSLDKAEVSLFLREDTKGVIKGSMRSKHDIDVNKIAAIFNGGGHTKAAGFTSNFTGDKIIEIVLENL; encoded by the coding sequence ATGAATAGTTTTCAGGAAATAAAAGAGCAAATAGATAATAGCAAAAGTATTATTGTAACAGCCCATATAAATCCAGATGGAGATGCCATAGGAGCTGGATTAGCAATGACTCTAGCATTAAAAAAATATGGTAAAGATGTAAGATTTGTATTACAAGATAAAAATCCTGATACTACAAATTTTTTACAAGGAATAGAATTAGTAGAAAAATATGATAAGAATAAATCTTATGAAAATGATTTAACAATTTGTGTTGATTGTGCTACTAAGGAAAGATTAGGAGAAACACAATCGTTATTAGAAAATAAAAAAAGTATTAATTTTGATCATCATATAAGTAATACTTTGTATGCAGATTTAAATTGTGTAAAAAATATATCATCAACTAGTGAGTTAGTTTATAATTTTTTAAAGGATTCTGATATGGAGTTAGATAAGTCAATAGGAGAAGCTCTCTATACAGGCTTAGTAAATGATACAGGAAACTTTCAACATGATAATGTGACAGAAAATACCTTTAAAATGGCAGCGGATTTAAAAAAATTAGGTATAAAAAATTCAAAAATAGTAAGAGAATTTATGAATACTAAAACATTAGCTGCTATAAAACTTATGGGAAAAGCTATGTTTGATATGAAGTTTGATGAAAATAAAAAGCTTGCATATTATTTTATGACTAGAGAAGATCTAGATATGTATAACGGTAGAAAAGAGGATACCGAAGGAATAGTAGAAAAATTACTTTCTTTAGATAAAGCAGAAGTTTCTTTGTTTTTAAGAGAAGATACCAAAGGTGTAATAAAAGGTAGTATGAGAAGTAAACATGATATAGATGTAAATAAAATAGCAGCTATATTTAATGGTGGGGGACATACTAAAGCAGCAGGTTTTACTAGCAATTTTACCGGAGATAAAATAATAGAGATTGTACTTGAAAATTTATAG
- a CDS encoding 5'-methylthioadenosine/adenosylhomocysteine nucleosidase, producing MIIGIIGAMNEEIIELKSVMKEISEENIGNLLFYKGILEGKNVVLVESGIGKVNAAICATIMKEHFDVDKILFTGVAGGVNPDINIGDIVIGEDLVEHDVDCTTFGYELGQIPRMKTLSFKGDDNLVAIAYDTAVEKFGNSKVWKGRIVSGDQFIASNEKIKWLRDTFNAYCTEMEGASVAHVCYTLNVPFVIIRAISDKANHEANVDYGEFVKVAAKNSKTIVEGILRKI from the coding sequence ATGATAATAGGAATAATCGGAGCAATGAATGAAGAAATAATAGAGTTAAAATCTGTAATGAAAGAGATTTCAGAAGAAAATATCGGAAATCTTTTATTCTATAAAGGAATATTAGAAGGAAAAAATGTAGTTTTAGTAGAAAGTGGAATAGGGAAAGTAAATGCTGCTATCTGTGCTACTATAATGAAAGAGCACTTTGATGTGGATAAGATCTTATTTACCGGAGTTGCAGGTGGTGTAAATCCAGATATAAATATAGGGGATATAGTAATTGGAGAAGACCTAGTAGAACACGATGTTGATTGTACAACATTTGGATATGAGTTAGGACAAATACCTAGAATGAAAACTCTTAGTTTTAAAGGCGATGATAACTTAGTAGCGATAGCTTATGACACTGCAGTAGAAAAATTTGGAAATTCAAAAGTTTGGAAAGGTAGAATTGTAAGTGGAGATCAATTTATTGCTTCAAATGAAAAAATAAAATGGTTAAGAGACACATTTAACGCTTACTGTACTGAGATGGAAGGAGCGTCAGTTGCACATGTTTGTTACACTCTAAATGTTCCTTTCGTAATTATAAGAGCAATTTCTGATAAAGCTAATCATGAAGCAAATGTTGACTATGGAGAATTTGTTAAAGTAGCAGCAAAAAATTCTAAGACTATAGTAGAGGGAATATTAAGAAAAATATAA
- a CDS encoding patatin-like phospholipase family protein, with the protein MKKRYTISIFLILILFSSYLTYGKTLPSTAKEDMEINKLKKQIILLQDKIKQLEEIKHKKIQSNIKDIKIGLALSGGGAKGLAHIGVLKALEELHIKPDYITGTSMGAVVGALYSIGYTPDQIEAILSQNDWDSFVNGTFMQSKIPLEKKVVDKKYMLSIRYDNKFNFSLPKGFGNTQMIYFELKKLLSNVEGITNFNDLPIPLRVIATDLNSGKAVALDSGDLAKAITASIAIPTVFDPVEIDGKLYVDGLITRNFPVIDAINMGADIVIGSDVGNEVKDKKDYNIISVLNQLVTIQSSSSTKEQQELATILITPDILEYSATDLDKGKEFIVLGEEATFEQEALLKDLSCPNYKPNKLPLKSKDIVIKNIEYTHKLSQKDKNIINSILDNAKNRDLTPTQLEEYMMKVYGNDLIDSVYYQIIGDTLYVDANMNPTNSIGVGVNYLTGYGTTFNVGTNITNFGTIGNNSLLNLKVGDYLGVTFKNFIYYGYSNKIGLFANLSYNENPLFLYNGNKKISDSIVKNAMFETGVLTQYNNKLILSYGINTMYTKLRQKTGSLKDSSINYNKNYNGAFVRMSYDTLEEINNHPESGVKGLFEYSWEGSFNKSKSNFYGPTYMLDGFIPINKKFIFQYGFSGGVISGDHNSSKDRYLRIGGTKGNFKQREFAFYGLAFQQKLVDQFFIGKLGLEYKIQPNLYLSGHWNIGTFNEVGIPSYPEKKELWQDYLQGVGIALTYESLFGPIAFSISKNNDHGDFLSQISIGYVLE; encoded by the coding sequence ATGAAAAAAAGATATACTATTTCTATTTTTCTTATATTAATTTTATTTAGTAGTTATCTAACCTATGGAAAAACTCTACCATCAACTGCTAAAGAAGATATGGAAATTAATAAATTAAAAAAACAAATAATCTTGTTACAAGATAAAATTAAACAATTAGAAGAAATAAAGCATAAAAAAATACAATCTAATATTAAAGATATAAAAATAGGACTTGCCCTCAGTGGTGGTGGTGCAAAAGGACTAGCACATATAGGTGTTTTAAAGGCATTAGAAGAATTACATATAAAACCAGATTATATAACTGGAACTAGTATGGGAGCTGTAGTTGGTGCTCTTTATTCTATTGGTTATACTCCAGACCAAATAGAAGCTATTCTCAGTCAAAATGATTGGGATAGTTTTGTAAATGGTACTTTTATGCAAAGTAAAATTCCTCTTGAAAAAAAAGTTGTAGATAAAAAATATATGCTCTCAATTAGATATGATAATAAATTTAATTTTTCTTTACCTAAAGGATTTGGAAATACTCAAATGATTTATTTTGAGTTAAAAAAACTTTTAAGTAATGTAGAAGGAATAACAAACTTTAACGATCTTCCTATTCCTTTACGAGTTATAGCTACAGATCTAAATTCTGGAAAAGCTGTAGCTCTTGATAGTGGAGATTTAGCTAAAGCTATTACAGCTAGTATTGCTATTCCTACAGTTTTTGATCCAGTAGAAATAGATGGAAAACTCTATGTTGATGGTCTTATAACTAGAAATTTTCCTGTAATTGATGCTATTAATATGGGAGCTGATATCGTTATTGGTTCAGATGTTGGAAATGAAGTAAAAGACAAAAAAGACTATAATATAATAAGTGTACTAAATCAACTTGTAACAATCCAAAGTTCTTCTTCTACTAAAGAGCAACAAGAGCTTGCTACAATACTTATTACACCAGATATTTTAGAATATTCTGCAACTGACTTAGATAAAGGTAAAGAATTTATTGTATTAGGAGAAGAGGCAACTTTTGAGCAAGAAGCTCTTTTAAAAGATTTATCTTGTCCTAATTATAAACCTAATAAACTTCCTTTAAAATCAAAAGATATTGTTATTAAAAATATAGAATATACCCACAAACTTTCTCAAAAAGATAAAAATATAATAAATAGCATTTTAGATAATGCTAAAAATCGTGACTTAACACCTACACAACTAGAAGAATATATGATGAAAGTTTATGGGAATGATCTAATTGATTCTGTTTACTATCAAATTATTGGCGATACCCTTTATGTAGATGCCAATATGAATCCTACTAACTCTATTGGTGTTGGAGTAAATTATTTAACAGGATATGGAACAACTTTTAATGTTGGAACTAATATAACTAACTTTGGAACTATAGGTAATAATTCTCTTCTTAATCTAAAAGTTGGAGATTATTTAGGTGTTACTTTTAAAAATTTTATATATTATGGTTACTCTAATAAAATTGGTTTGTTTGCAAATCTATCCTATAATGAAAATCCATTATTTTTATATAATGGAAATAAAAAAATATCAGATTCCATTGTTAAAAATGCTATGTTTGAAACTGGAGTTTTAACTCAATATAACAATAAACTTATTTTATCTTATGGTATTAATACTATGTACACTAAACTTAGGCAAAAAACAGGTTCTTTGAAAGATAGCTCTATCAATTATAATAAAAATTACAATGGTGCTTTTGTTAGAATGTCTTATGATACACTAGAGGAAATCAATAATCATCCTGAATCTGGTGTTAAAGGGCTATTTGAATATTCGTGGGAAGGAAGTTTTAATAAATCTAAATCTAACTTTTATGGACCTACATATATGTTAGATGGGTTTATTCCAATTAACAAAAAATTTATTTTCCAGTATGGTTTTTCTGGTGGAGTGATTTCTGGAGATCATAATTCTTCAAAAGATAGATATCTTAGAATAGGTGGAACAAAAGGAAACTTCAAACAAAGAGAATTTGCATTTTATGGACTGGCATTCCAACAAAAATTGGTAGATCAATTTTTTATTGGAAAATTAGGATTAGAATATAAAATTCAACCAAATCTTTATTTAAGTGGACATTGGAATATTGGTACTTTTAATGAAGTAGGTATTCCTTCTTACCCAGAAAAGAAAGAGTTATGGCAAGATTACTTACAAGGTGTAGGAATTGCACTTACTTATGAAAGTTTATTTGGACCAATTGCTTTTTCTATTTCTAAAAATAATGATCATGGAGATTTTCT
- the hprK gene encoding HPr(Ser) kinase/phosphatase, with protein sequence MNRLQVYNENVTLRDIVTHLNLDVIYEGNLDLKIKIPSIYQIGYELIGFFEVGEELTTYIHIYGRKESRYLARFTPEEREKIFDNYFKYGFPALIITNESIIFPEMIECAKKHNKTVLKSHMRTSATIREAKFFLSKELAQEKMLDGYVCLDVMGIGILITGYEDAKLGVTIELLERGHRLITDNHLIIKRMAENDLEGYNFFDKSTMDSHFFLDNPKDGSKIDVTTLFGIKATRKMKRIDMLIVLEEWDEKKFYDRLGLDEVTEEFLGENIPKLTIPVRKGRNLAIIVETAALNYRLKAMGLNSARYFMKQSQMLIMKNKKKQGERNMNGDKLLSVMQLKRQFNLKVLSGEDRLEETYIKTTSIHRPSLALAGYVENYKDEAYNGVQIFSKAEFKYLDTLPEEMRIKNISNYLQFKLPVLVLTADVEVPSYFLNLVKENNTILCRSSYKKASQVIANFNSFLETYFTPSISVHGVFVELYGFGVLLTGKSGVGKSETALELIHRGHRLIADDLVKFVKDTSGDIMGTAANLPYFMEIRGLGIIDIKTLYGLGAVRINKKLDIVIELKEQEREDVYLTAVDYQTSSTEIIGKDVPKMVLYISSGRNAAAMVEIAVMNLMATKLGHDPEKLYKEGLKRMTEEEREVLGVDGEES encoded by the coding sequence TTGAACAGGTTACAGGTATATAATGAAAATGTGACTTTAAGAGATATTGTAACTCACCTAAATTTAGATGTAATTTATGAGGGGAATTTAGATTTAAAAATAAAAATACCAAGTATATATCAAATAGGATATGAACTTATTGGATTTTTCGAAGTTGGAGAAGAACTGACAACTTATATTCATATCTATGGAAGAAAAGAATCACGTTATTTAGCAAGATTTACTCCAGAAGAAAGAGAAAAAATATTTGATAATTATTTTAAATATGGCTTTCCAGCTTTAATAATCACAAATGAAAGCATTATTTTTCCAGAAATGATAGAATGTGCTAAAAAGCATAATAAAACAGTTCTAAAAAGTCATATGCGTACATCTGCTACTATTAGAGAAGCTAAGTTTTTTCTCTCTAAAGAACTAGCACAAGAAAAAATGTTAGATGGTTATGTATGTCTTGATGTTATGGGTATAGGAATTTTAATTACTGGATATGAAGATGCAAAATTAGGTGTGACAATTGAGTTATTAGAAAGAGGGCATAGACTTATAACAGATAACCATTTGATAATAAAAAGAATGGCTGAAAATGATTTAGAAGGGTATAATTTTTTTGATAAATCAACAATGGATAGTCATTTCTTTTTAGATAATCCAAAAGATGGTAGCAAAATAGACGTTACAACTCTTTTTGGAATTAAAGCAACTAGAAAAATGAAACGCATTGATATGTTAATAGTTCTTGAAGAGTGGGATGAGAAAAAGTTTTACGATAGATTAGGTTTAGATGAGGTAACAGAAGAGTTTTTAGGAGAAAATATTCCTAAACTTACCATTCCAGTTAGAAAAGGAAGAAATTTAGCAATTATAGTTGAAACAGCAGCATTAAACTATAGATTAAAGGCGATGGGATTAAACTCTGCTAGATATTTTATGAAACAGTCTCAAATGCTAATAATGAAAAATAAAAAAAAGCAAGGAGAAAGAAATATGAATGGAGATAAACTACTTTCAGTTATGCAGTTAAAACGTCAATTTAATTTGAAAGTTTTATCTGGAGAAGATAGGTTAGAAGAAACATATATAAAGACAACAAGTATTCATAGACCATCCTTAGCATTAGCTGGATATGTTGAAAATTATAAAGATGAAGCATACAATGGAGTACAAATTTTTTCAAAAGCTGAATTTAAATATTTAGATACATTACCAGAAGAGATGCGAATAAAAAATATAAGTAATTATTTACAGTTTAAGCTACCGGTTCTTGTATTGACTGCTGATGTAGAAGTTCCTTCTTATTTTTTAAATTTAGTAAAAGAAAATAATACTATTTTATGTAGAAGTTCATACAAAAAAGCATCTCAAGTAATAGCAAATTTTAATAGCTTTTTAGAGACATATTTTACTCCGAGTATTTCAGTTCATGGCGTATTTGTAGAACTCTATGGATTTGGAGTTTTACTTACAGGAAAAAGTGGAGTTGGAAAAAGTGAAACAGCTTTAGAACTTATCCATAGAGGACATAGATTAATAGCAGATGATCTTGTAAAATTTGTAAAAGATACAAGTGGAGATATTATGGGAACTGCAGCTAATTTACCATACTTTATGGAAATACGAGGTTTAGGAATAATAGATATAAAAACTCTGTATGGATTAGGGGCTGTAAGAATAAATAAAAAGTTAGATATAGTTATTGAGTTAAAGGAACAGGAAAGAGAAGATGTATATTTAACAGCGGTAGATTATCAAACAAGCTCTACAGAGATAATAGGAAAAGATGTGCCTAAAATGGTACTTTATATATCATCTGGAAGAAATGCAGCTGCTATGGTTGAAATAGCTGTAATGAATTTAATGGCAACAAAACTAGGACATGATCCTGAAAAATTATATAAAGAAGGATTAAAAAGAATGACTGAAGAAGAAAGAGAAGTTTTAGGAGTAGATGGGGAGGAATCATGA
- a CDS encoding cell division protein SepF: MEKDFDIVFVKPRKFEDCVKCVEHIKKDKIVHINLLDLDSKESQRILDYISGAVYIKGGQIENPGESIFCTIPKNKTYLFEYKTKTENYDEEEEIIPSYKK, encoded by the coding sequence ATGGAAAAAGATTTTGATATTGTTTTTGTTAAACCTAGAAAATTTGAAGATTGTGTTAAGTGTGTAGAACATATAAAGAAAGATAAAATAGTGCATATTAACCTATTAGATCTAGACTCTAAAGAATCACAAAGGATATTAGATTATATTTCAGGGGCTGTATATATAAAAGGTGGACAGATAGAAAATCCAGGAGAAAGTATTTTTTGTACAATTCCTAAAAATAAAACTTATTTATTTGAATATAAAACAAAAACGGAAAATTATGACGAAGAAGAAGAGATAATTCCAAGTTATAAAAAATAG
- a CDS encoding bifunctional folylpolyglutamate synthase/dihydrofolate synthase, with product MDMNSLLDELYSYSMHGIKLGLENIKVLCESLGNPQNDYKIVHIAGTNGKGSTASTLSTILLEAGYKVGKYTSPHILKFNERIRFGNNDISDENIVKYYEILKNVIKKTGIKPTFFEVTTAMMFKYFSDMKADYVVLETGMGGRFDATNIADADICIITNVSFDHMEYLGDTIYKIAKEKAGIIKKCENVIIADNNSEFLKAIYEVCKDPINVLEKYKKSTSTLNFEDFTTEITIDNNRYKFSLFGNYQVKNFLCAYEAAKLLSIDENIIKQAANKVVWQCRFEKINDNPLVVLDGAHNIDGMKELVQIVKQKYLPTEVVAIASILKDKEVKAMLKLLKSTANNIILTSLEENQRGLSGNELLTYTDDKDGFLVENDILKAFDLAKKMSKKLIIVCGSFYTLSKFKEAIYEKKI from the coding sequence ATGGATATGAATTCATTATTAGATGAACTTTACTCTTATTCAATGCATGGAATAAAATTAGGGCTAGAAAATATTAAAGTTTTATGTGAAAGTTTAGGCAATCCACAAAATGATTATAAAATAGTTCACATAGCAGGAACTAATGGAAAAGGGTCTACAGCTAGTACTCTTTCAACTATATTGTTAGAAGCTGGTTATAAAGTTGGAAAATATACTTCTCCTCATATTTTAAAATTTAATGAGAGAATAAGATTTGGAAATAATGATATTTCTGATGAAAATATAGTTAAATATTATGAAATATTAAAGAATGTAATTAAAAAAACAGGGATAAAACCAACTTTTTTTGAAGTGACTACTGCTATGATGTTTAAGTATTTTTCAGATATGAAAGCAGATTATGTTGTGTTAGAAACTGGTATGGGTGGAAGGTTTGATGCTACTAATATAGCTGATGCTGATATATGTATAATCACAAACGTGAGTTTTGATCATATGGAGTATTTAGGTGATACTATATATAAAATAGCTAAAGAAAAAGCTGGAATTATAAAAAAATGTGAAAATGTTATAATTGCAGATAATAATTCTGAATTTTTAAAAGCTATTTATGAAGTTTGTAAAGATCCTATTAATGTATTAGAAAAATATAAGAAATCAACTAGCACACTTAATTTTGAGGATTTTACAACAGAGATTACAATTGATAACAACAGATATAAGTTTTCACTATTTGGAAATTATCAGGTGAAAAACTTTTTATGTGCATATGAGGCTGCAAAATTATTAAGTATAGATGAAAATATAATAAAACAAGCAGCTAATAAAGTTGTTTGGCAGTGTAGATTTGAAAAAATTAATGATAATCCGTTAGTTGTTTTAGATGGAGCTCACAATATTGATGGTATGAAAGAGTTAGTTCAAATAGTCAAGCAAAAATATTTGCCTACTGAAGTTGTAGCTATTGCTTCTATCTTAAAAGATAAAGAGGTAAAGGCAATGTTAAAATTATTAAAATCAACAGCAAATAATATAATTTTAACATCATTAGAAGAAAATCAAAGAGGATTATCAGGAAATGAGTTGTTAACTTATACAGATGATAAAGATGGTTTCTTAGTAGAAAATGATATATTGAAAGCCTTTGATTTAGCTAAAAAAATGAGTAAAAAATTAATAATAGTATGCGGTTCTTTTTATACATTAAGTAAGTTTAAAGAGGCAATTTATGAAAAGAAAATTTAG